TCATTGGTTTGATTGCTTTGAGATTGCAACCTAAAACCTTAGCCATTTGTAGATCGACAAAGTTATGGGTACTTCCTGGATCAATGAATATGTGTAGTTTTCTCTTCCCGTATTGGCCCATGATTCTCATGCAGTTATATGTCGGTGAGCTATTAAGAGCATGGACTGAGATCGTGGGGACTTTATGATCCTGATCCTCTATAGTGACGTCAGTGGCGGgtgcatcatcttcttcgttttcAGAAAAATCTCCTTGGTCGACATCAAGATATAGTATCTGAGCACGTTTATGTTTCAGATGGTGGCCCAGGGTGAATGGTTCCTCGCAGAACATACATAAACCTTTCCGTTTACGTTCCTGCATCTCGTCGAATGTGAGACGTTTGTGATTTGTATTCGGGAGGAGAGGTTTCAGGTTAGGTGTTGTGTTTGTAGTTGTGGTTTggtttgatgatgatgaattgtGCTTCTGATAGGGGTTGAAAGAAGATCTAGTCGTCTTTGCCGGGGTATGTTGAAATGAGAGCTCATGAAGTTTTGCTATGCGTGCTGCTTCAGCCACTGTGGTCACGTTAAATTGTCTAACGTGTAGGGGGAGAtgttggttcatgttggttaaGAAGATGCTCAAAGCATGCTCTGGTGGAAGTGTGAGTCGTGTCATCGCACAATCAAAATTTTCCAGATAGACATCAATAGGGTCGCTTGCTTGTTTTAAGCTAACAAGTTCGGTGAGAGGGTCGTAGTACAGGTCGCCAAATCGTGAAGATATAGCGCTGACGTAATCTGGCCATAGAGGATATATGTTGTAGCGATTTGCAATATATCCATGGTGACATTGGAGAGATTTTCCGGTCATGTGAAGAGAGGCCAAACGGACTTTTAACTCTGGTGAGGTGTTATCGATGGAAAAGAATTGTTCGCATCGGTAAATCCATTCTTTGAGTTCTGTTCCGTCGAACATAGGAAATCCTACCTTGGTCAAGCGAGATGAGAATGCGTGGGGTAGTGGTGGATGGTGTTCTGCATCGGATGGAGCAGTTTTGATGTTGCTCTGGTCTGATGAAGAGGCGTCTGTTGGCTTGGGTGTAGAGGCGGATTGAGTGTGTTCGAGAGGCGAAGCCTTTAAGATTTGTGAGATCATCGTTTTGAGTTCTGCGATTTCTCCtcccaaatattttcttattgcTTTTGATTGCTGTGATTGTGATGAACGGATTTCTTCGAGCTGTTTGTTCACCTCAGACATAGCGGTTGTTGATCTGGTGTCCATGATTTGGTCTGGAGGAAGTTTTCACTGCTCTGATACTACTGAGATAAGAAACCTGGATAGATAGATCCCAAACTAGAAACCCTACTATGGATTCGAAGAACGGGTAAACAAAGACGTAGGAGGTGATCACGAAGTAGAAGGATCAACCCGAAAGACTGAGTTTGAATGCAAAGCTCTTGTAAGAATTTAAGTTGCTTGAGAAGGAAGTAATAGGTTTAAGAAAGCATTTATTGATTGTATGAATAAAACATTTCTCTAAGGCTACATATATATAGCAAACCTAGAGGAGGTTTAactactaggaaaaggaaaataGAAGATAAAGCCAAGTATTAAAAGGAAAACTAGAAATAAGGAAATCGGATAATGAAGAACCGACATTGTGACTTTCCTGTCACATCTTCACTCGGCTCGCTGGAGCTCCATAAACCGTGGGCTTCAACCTGCAACAGCTCCGCCGCAGACAGATTTGGTATAGATCTTGGCCAACAAACTCAAGAGACACCGCACATCTCGTCGGGGAGGGTGAAATCCAGCGAAAAAGCAAAGAAGAAAATAGGGAAAAAGGGGGAGAGAAACCCTCTAACGCCGGGAGATGCGCCgtaatcttcttctttgttttgctaGAGAAGATTGGAGAGAACCAAGTGGACATTTTGCCAAACTCAATCGTTTCGAGTTTATTTGAGTGAAAAAGATTTTTTAGTCAATTTATCAATAGAAAGTACCCCACAAGCTGAAAGTTTGTGAAGATGTAAATAGACAACACAAAAGTATATctatgtgtaaatttttctataATATGACACCCCTAACTTAATGGGGCCGCCTTTGAGTGTACGCTCTAtgcataatttattattatttttctttctgaaGAAGCAGTTTTCGTAATTGTAAGGGTGATCAACTTGTTGTAAACCGGACAATTTCATTTTAGCTAATGATATTTTGACACCCATCacttatgaaaaaataataataataatatctgaaatttccatttataaatatttttttttcttcaaacggATATTCTATTACTaaagcttgaggtggtctggaaAACTAGACTGGAACAGAATAACCAATGTAGTACAGAGTCCTACTCAAGGGTCTCACTATCTTAGCTAATGAATCAGGCGATACATTTTCAGAACCTAGGGATTAAAACAATTGAGAACGCTGAGAATCTACTCTTCAGCTTTGAAAACTCATTTAACTCCATGGAAAAGCTAGGCCATGCTTCTGGATCTTGAATCATCAAGACTAGGTCCTTACAATCGGTGCCAAAAGCCTGACACGTCGATAGTTGCAGCATGCATTCCATCGCCCAAAATAGGGCCTCAAGCTCATAGTGAAGGGGTGAGATCCTTCTTAGTTGGTTCCTGGCTCCCAATAGTTGAATTACTCCTCTTGCAGTCATCCATGTCCACCCATATCCACTAAAGAGTGCGTCGTGTGTCCATGATCCATCCACCATGCATCTCTCTGAGATTGGTATTTGTTCAGGATGTGGTGGTGGCATCGGTTCTTCCTCTTTTCGGTTTGCTTCAAACCACGTATGGCATTCTGACTCTGCATGTCGGACAGTATCCAATGGGTCCTTTTCCATTCCTATAAATAGTTTATCATTTCGCGGTTTTCAAATGTACCATATGATCCATGGATATGGGTCTTTATCTAGCTCAGGATCTTCAATatcatttttccgccaaaatagATTGTCCATCTTTGTATAGTGGGTAGCGCTAGGGAACACTAGAGACGGAGTTGGCGTAGCTGCATGTGCCCATGTCTGTAGAGCTGGGGGACATTCAAAAATTGTGTGGTTTATAGTTTCGTCCCCTGCACCACATCTTGGACAATAATTATCGCATCGCATATGCCGATATGTTAAATTGCTTGTCACTGCTAATTGTCCAGAGAGCAGTTGCCACATATGGTGTTTGATTTTTGGTGGTGCTTGTATCTTCCAAGCAAAGAAGTTTTGTGATATTAGGTTCTATCTGGGTTTCCAATTTATCCTTGTTCAGCAAGTTCCTGGCTACCCAGTATCCTGACTTCACAGTATACTTCCCATTCTTTGTATAGTTCCAACAAAATTCATCTCGGTGATATCCTTGACTTATGGCCAAAGATTGAATCAAAGGGATGTCCTCAGGATTGACATAATTTTCCAACATCGAAGTATTTCATATTTTCAGAGTTCCTGTTATTAGTTCTCTCACTGGGTGTACTATTGGTGCAATAGGCCTTGCCGGTCTAGCAGGTATCGTCGGTATCCAAAGGTCTTCCCAAACTCTAATCTCATTTCCAGAGTGTACCTTTTGTCTGATCCCTAGGGATATTAATGGCTTAGCTGCCATTATACTCGTCCACCCGTATGAGGGGTTGTTAGTCTTATTCAGTCGCAAAGGCGAATTGCATCTATAGTATTTTTCCCTCAGGACTCTAGCTACCAAAGAATCTGGGTATTGTGTTAAACGCCATAATTGTTTGCCTAGTAATGCAAGATTGAACTCATGGATCAGAATCCAATCCCTCCTTCATCTCTTGATTTACACAATTTATCCAATTTAACCCAACTCCatttataaatacttaaaagtCAACATCCATGCTGAAAATACATAATATGAAATAACATCCGAAATATAGATAACGACATAAAACCGAAATATATGACAAGATAAATCAGAAAGTCTGAAATAGGaataacataaacgataaaagcCCAAAAGCCTAAAAGCCCGATAACGATAAGAGCGAtaaaagcccaaaagcccaatatcACCGGTCCGATtatcactcctgctcgtcggtctcacctgaaagggtgAAAGAAAGGAGGGGTGAACAACATGTGAGTTGCCCAacgaggtatgggatgctaaaccgcaaaccactgactcagttcatagcacaacaactatgtaggcctagctctagcatgaaacaaacacggtgCCTATTACACCATACAGAACAATTAATATGTGCCTAGAGCACTATCCAACTACAACCCATGCGCTTATAGTACACAACTACTCTCTGCACCACGTatttcctcataaggatatacATAACCGCTGTGTCGCTAGTATAGTCTGTCTTTGTACCCCCGCACAACCACCCGCTGCGTCGCTAGTACAAATGTTTCTGTACCCCCGCACAAACACCCGCTGCGTCGCTGGTACCTCACTGTACCCCCGCACCACACCTGCTGCATCGCTAGCTCAGACGTCTCTGGGCCCCCGCATAACATCACACCCGCTGCGTTGATAGCTAAGACATCTCTGAACCCCCACACTCGtcacatagtccctactatataactatatatatatatatatatatatatatatatatatatatatatatatacatatatataacagtctttaacatcaatcatttcacACAACCGTTGAATcttctattatcctatttccaGTTTACAATCAACAATACGATCAACAatcaagactctcaaacagacttgattcacagagacggatcatgtttcgaaactaaactttccataacggtagtactaaactagctcgggatttaacagactagccctcaccttagcaatgaagggaagtggtatctatgaaccccagctgctcaaatagactccaaatctgaaaccaGGACGAAATTTGGAGTCAGAAAGAccttcgaacggtttaaaacgggttcGGTCAAGTTAACGcaaaagtcaacccgctggtcaaaggtcAACACGGTCAACCTTTGACAAGAAATCAATTTGACCTAACCGACCAGTTTATCCTAACCGAAACGTATTTGATTTAAACCGATTAAAGTAATCAAACCAACCGGTTGACCGAGTCACCGAGTTGACTCGCTGAGTCGACTCGGCGGAGTAGGCCGAGTAACCGGCGAGGGTCACCGGCCGGCGGGAAAAGACGGTGGCTTACCGGTGGTGTACAACGGCGGACGCTGGCGGCGGAGAATGGCGGTGGACGGCAGCGCAGCGACGGAGGAGCACGGCGGCAACGGTGACGGATGCAATTTCCAGCGGAGGCGCGTGGCTTCTCGCGCGTCGACGATGAAACTTCGGGCGGAGCATGCAGCTTCGTCCGGACTCCAATTGTGGCGAGGTCAGTGGCTACGGCTTCGTCTTGAGGAGAGTAACACGATGGTGGCCTTGTATGCACGAGATTCGCAACGGTTAAGAAGTTATCGATGATTTACTAAAACAGCTGAAACTTAACTCAAATGCATGGCGGTTTTCCGGCTTACCTTGGTCTACGAACGCTGGTGACAAGCTGGCGTTACCCCGGGGTGTGGTGGCTCTGACTATCTCCGGCGGTGGCTCAGTCCATGCAAAGACttttcatttcttcttcttcttgtactctttctctctttctctctattctctttcGTTTCTAAACTTATGACATTTCTTGCCGGAAGAGAAAACAAAGCTGGATGGTAGGTCTTTACAGACAATTTTTTTTGGGCCTTCGGAAGTTGCTTGGGCTTTAATGGGCCAAAATTTTATGGGCCGTAAATGggtcgttacaattctcccccacttacAAAGAATTCGTTTCCGAATTCAAGTCACAACCTGGCTGCCTAATACCAACTGAAAAAAGCCTCGGGTAATCAATCCTCATCTGGAGCTCGGACTCCCAAGTCTCCTCCTGAATCCTGTTTCTCTCAACGAACTTTGGCCAACATGGTCACCACTCCCTAGACTGATTTCACTTGCTGATCAATAACGAGATATGATCACATATATCTCGGTTTAAGCTTCTTTAGATTCCGAGTCTTTGATCCTCTCTGAAACATCCTCCTTCAGATTTAATAGGTCGTCAACTTCAAACTCAAATCCTTACGGCGCTTATCCACGTAACTCTTCTGGAGGTCATGGGCTTCCTAACCCAAGCTTTGAACATTTCTATTTGCTCTACAGTCTCTTAACCCATTAATGGTTCCATCTCACGTCGCTCCTCCACTTCTGCCCAACAAAGTGGTATATGACATGGCCCACCATAAAAACTTCTACGGTGCCATCACAATACTCAAATGATAACAGGTAAATCGCGATGAATGTTGATCGATCCCAAACTCCCCATAACTTCTGTCTAAATCTGCTTATCCTTCGCTTCAAAGAAAACCGAAAAGACCAAGACTTAACCAAATACAGACtctcaaaacaacaaaaatctcTTGAGTCAAATAAGGTGTGAGTTGACTCACCACCAACCACAACCAATCATACACAAGACTTTTCTAAGTACACATGATAAACACGAAACCACAAATACTCAACAAAAGTAAGTATGATAAGGACACATACCCGCTATCGGCTCAGCTCCTCGGGCATCTCCAACCGCAAACAGACGTGGAGTGATGGCTAGACGCTTCAGCGGTGGTGGAAGCGCTGCATTGCCCCTCCTTGGGCAATCTCTGATGATATGACCCGGCGGGTCACAACCAAAACAGTTCCTAGCTGCTGCTGCTACTAGTGCTTCTGGCGCTGCAATCTGGATACCTGGTGGCTTCCGGCAATTCCTAGAAACATGCCCAAACAACCCGCAATTAAAACACTGGATACTCAACTTGTCCCATGTCCTCTGTTGTGCCTCTGAACTCCATCTGGTCTTAGGCTGAGCTGCCTTGACGAACTTCTGCTCCTCTGCCATACATTTCTCATGTACAGCAGCCTTCTCTACTAAATCCTCCAAGCTAGTGTAAAAGACCACACTGCATCTGCCATGAAGTTCCACTCGCATCCCATCTAAGAACCTCCTGATAAGATCCTCTTCAGCCATATCGTTACCCGCAAACCTGTGAAGTTGGTTAAACTCCCGCTCGTACTCTCTAACAGACTTTGCACCCTACCTCAAATGCTCGAAATCATTCTTCTTCTGATGCAGAGCTTCCCTAAGGAAATACTTCTTGCTGAACGCATGCAGAAAGTCCACATATGTTAGCTCGCCACGGTGCATCGATCGCACTCCATCCCACCACACCGATGCATCTCCAAATAGATACAACTCAGCGATGTTAAGGTTGAGCCTTGGTGGGCACGAGATGGTCTTCAAACACTTATCCAAACTGTGCTTCCAATCCTGAGCAATTGTAGGTTCCATCGTTCCACTGAAATGCTCCAAACTCACATACTTCATCTGTCCCAACACCCTGATAAATGTCTCATCAACCTCAGGCACCCGAACTGGGAAAGCAGGTGGCGGTGGTGGAACCTGAAAAACTTCTGGAACCGGCTTAACGGGAACCTGAGGATACTGCTGAGTTGGAGCCTGCTGATGTGGAACCTGATGATCATGCTGAACCTGAAATAGCGGAACCTGATGCATCTGAATCTGCGGACCCTGCTGCACCTGAACTTGAGGACCATGTGGAATCTGTTGACCATGCTGAACTGCAGCCATCTGCCTAGCAACCTCCTGAGCAGCTATTCGGGCAGCCTCTTGGGTTGCTTCTCTGGCTGCCTCTCGAGAAATCTGCTGAACTGCCTCCTGAGCAGCATGTCTTGCTGCATCATGAACCATCTGTCTCAATGCATCCTAATCAATCGGTGGAGCCGTAGGTGGCGGAACCGCGGGCTGCACGGGCTCATCTCCTGCCTCTCTGGCATCTCGAACGGTCTGAGTACGAACAACTCTCCTGTTAGGTGGCATCTGAAAGGGAAGCGAAAAAGTTAACTTTTTCCGACCTCTGGATACCAACAATTTAAAGGAGTGTTTCCAAACGAAAAGGTgctatgttttttaaaaatcccCAGATCCCTTAGAAATACTTTAAAGAcaatttaaaaccgattaagACCGAGTCTCCAAAATTCGCCATCCCGGGTCGGAGCCGGGACAgaaccccgctctgataccaaaattgtgacacccgtcacttacaaaaaataataataataatatctgaaatctccatttatAAATACTTAAACTCGACATCCATGCTGAAaatccataatataaaataacatcCGAAATATAGATAACGACATAAATCCGAAATATAAGACAACATAAATCCGAAAGTCTGAAATATGaataacataaacgataaaagcACAAAGGCCTAAAAGCCCGATAACGATAAAGCGATAATagcgatagaagcccaaaagcccaatagcaccggtccgaTAATCACTCATGGTCGTCGGTCAACAAGGGAGTTGCCCAACGAGGTATGGGATACTAAATCGGAAACCAGGGAGTTGCCCAACGAGGTATGGGATACTAAATCGgaaaccactgactcagttcatagcactacaacTATGTATGCCTAtctctagcatgaaacaaacacgatgcctattacaccacacagaacaATCAATATGTGCCTAGAGCACTATCCAACTACAACCCATGCGCTTGTAGTAAACAGCTACTCTCTGCACCACGCATTTCCTCATAAAGATATACATAACCGCTGtgtcgctagtacagtctgtctTTGTACCCCCGCACAACCACCCGCTGCGTCGCTAGTAAAAACGTCTCTGTATCCCCGCACAAACACCCGCTGCGACGCTGGTACCTCACTGTACCCCCGCACCACACCCGCTGCATCGCTAGCTCAGATGTCTCAGGGCCCCCGCACAACATCACACCCGTTGGGTCGATAGCTCAGATATCTCTTAACCCCCGCACTCGtcacatagtccctactatatagctatatatatacatatatataacagtttttaacatcaacatttCACACAACCGTTGAATCTTgtattatcctatttccggttTACAATCAACAATATGATAAAAAatcaagactctcaaacagactcgattcacagagacggatcatgttttgaaactaaactttccataacggtagtactaaatcagctcgggatttaacagagtagccctcaccttagcaatgaagagaagtagtatctatgaactccatctgctcaaatagactccaaatctgaaaccaGGACATAATTCCGAGTCAAAAAAAccttcgaacggtttaaaatgGGTTCGGTCAAGTTAACGCAAAAGTCAACCCGATGGTCAAAGGTCAACCCGGTCAACCCTTGACCATAAAGCAATTTGACCTAACCGACCGGTTTATCCTAACCGAAACGCAATTGATTTAAACCGATTGAACCAGTCAAACCAACTGGTTGACCGAGTCACCGAGTTGACTCGCTGAGTCGACTCGGCCTAGTTGGCCAAGTAACCGGCGAGTCACCAGCGACGGTCACCGGCCGGCGGGAAAATACAGCGGCTTACCAGCGGTGGACGGCGGCGGACTCTGGCGGCGGAGAACAGCGGTGGACGGCGGCGGGGCGACGGAGGAGCACAGCGGCAACGGTGACGGATGCAATTTCCGGCGGCAGCGCATGGCTTCACGCGCGTCGACAACGAAACTTTGGGCGGAGCGTGCAGATTCGTCCGGACTTCGATTGCGGTGGTGgctacggcttcgtctcgacAAGAGGAACACGATGGTGGCCTTGCATGCACGAGATTCTCAACGGTTCAGAAGTTATCGACGATTTACTAAAACAGCCGAAACTTAACTCAAATGAATGGCGGTTTTCCGGCTTACCTTGGTCTGCGAACGCAGGTGACAAGCTGGCGTGACGCCGGGGTGTGGTGGTTCCGACTATCTCCGGCGGTGGCTCAATCCAtgcaaaagtttattatttcttctttttctagaactctttctctcttttttttctctttcttttctaaATTTATGATATTTCTTACTGGGAAATAAAGCCAGATGGTGGGTCTTTATTGACAAATTGTTTTGGGCCTTCGAAAATTGTTTGGGTTTTAATGGGCCAAAATTTTCTGGGCCGTAAATGGGtcgttacattttttttttttttgtaacaaaatgggtctttacatatatatacaattttagCGACAAAAAGAGGGGTCACACATGCTCTTTGAAGCGTTTCATGTTTACCGGACACAAACGGAGAGAAAACCAGTCTTCATTTGACACTTGTTCTAAGATGTCTAGGCTACAGTCAGCCTTCTCATCTTCCGGTTACAGAAGGTACTTCCGTCTTAACGTCTAAGATGCCTACGCTAGACCCAAATCTGGGTCTTCTTGGCATGGTTATTGCAGTGCTCAGGATAATTTGGTATAGGGTAATTTCTCGTCCAAGCCAGGTGGTAAGAAGAGGAAGAGCCAT
This genomic stretch from Brassica napus cultivar Da-Ae chromosome C9, Da-Ae, whole genome shotgun sequence harbors:
- the LOC106393680 gene encoding uncharacterized protein LOC106393680, whose translation is MDTRSTTAMSEVNKQLEEIRSSQSQQSKAIRKYLGGEIAELKTMISQILKASPLEHTQSASTPKPTDASSSDQSNIKTAPSDAEHHPPLPHAFSSRLTKVGFPMFDGTELKEWIYRCEQFFSIDNTSPELKVRLASLHMTGKSLQCHHGYIANRYNIYPLWPDYVSAISSRFGDLYYDPLTELVSLKQASDPIDVYLENFDCAMTRLTLPPEHALSIFLTNMNQHLPLHVRQFNVTTVAEAARIAKLHELSFQHTPAKTTRSSFNPYQKHNSSSSNQTTTTNTTPNLKPLLPNTNHKRLTFDEMQERKRKGLCMFCEEPFTLGHHLKHKRAQILYLDVDQGDFSENEEDDAPATDVTIEDQDHKVPTISVHALNSSPTYNCMRIMGQYGKRKLHIFIDPGSTHNFVDLQMAKVLGCNLKAIKPMTVLAASGDLITNYKCSDFTWKTQGYEFQAEVRTLPLGCSDLVLGVQWLSTLGPILWDFLNLRMEFKFNGLKHVLRGITPNDSKVISSSSLNKLMLHEPQLALLHLQEVDNTESSQGLNPETILYHIEASGTEPDTSGSLQILLDSYSDIFDEPTELPPFRKGFNHKIPLESGANPVNLRFYRYSSLQKDAIDKMIQEILTQGIIQYSSSPYASPVVLVKKKRWVLASLCRLQRSQQTNHQRQISNASPRRST